One Streptomyces sp. RPA4-2 genomic window carries:
- a CDS encoding multicopper oxidase family protein, which translates to MEVAAVRHRFRLLNASNARRYELALEPAPRGGSFTQIGSDQGLLAAPLRHTTLPIAPAERFDVVIDFSRWPVGTKVTLTNLAGQGGTGEIMRFVVARKATDDSRIPARLSTIEPLSTDSATRRPWMFRKGRVTSMGTDTAGWVVNGREFDPRRVDAAPRLGEVEVWRLATDAYHPVHIHLSPFQVLSRNGGPPGPTDHGWKDTIDLRPKQYADVAIRFDDYAGRYLLHCHNLEHEDMAMMATFRTSR; encoded by the coding sequence TTGGAGGTCGCCGCGGTCCGCCACCGGTTCCGGCTTCTCAACGCCTCCAACGCCCGCCGCTACGAGCTGGCGCTCGAACCCGCGCCCCGCGGCGGGTCGTTCACCCAGATCGGATCGGACCAGGGACTGCTCGCGGCGCCGCTGCGGCACACCACCCTTCCGATCGCACCGGCGGAGCGGTTCGACGTGGTCATCGACTTCTCCCGCTGGCCGGTCGGCACCAAGGTGACACTCACCAACCTGGCGGGACAGGGCGGGACCGGGGAGATCATGCGGTTCGTCGTGGCCCGCAAAGCGACCGACGACAGCCGGATACCCGCTCGGCTCTCCACCATCGAGCCGCTGTCGACCGACTCGGCGACAAGGCGGCCGTGGATGTTCCGCAAGGGCCGGGTGACCAGCATGGGAACGGACACGGCCGGCTGGGTCGTCAACGGCCGCGAGTTCGACCCGCGGCGCGTGGACGCGGCCCCCCGACTCGGAGAGGTGGAGGTCTGGCGCCTGGCCACCGACGCCTACCACCCCGTACACATCCACCTGTCGCCCTTCCAGGTCCTCTCCCGCAACGGCGGGCCGCCCGGTCCCACCGACCACGGGTGGAAGGACACCATCGATCTCAGGCCCAAGCAGTACGCCGACGTGGCCATCCGGTTCGACGACTACGCCGGCCGATACCTGCTGCACTGCCACAACCTCGAACACGAGGACATGGCGATGATGGCCACCTTCCGGACCAGCCGCTGA
- a CDS encoding multicopper oxidase family protein, producing the protein MTELPGLLRGLDRRRFLLTAAALSGAGALGTLAGCKSPGPESGAGASGATGGEFGGRTLTSAAALPERFSTPLPIPPVKQPARSTAGTDYYDITAREARVEILPGLRTAVMGYDGIFPGPTIAARRGRRTVLRYRNQLDVPTVVHLHGGHTPPESDGFPTDLVLPATGGARFAAQAVGGTASTGTRDYTYPLDQRAATLWYHDHRMGFTGPQVWRGPAGFLLVTDDEEAALPLPRAERDIPLMITDRAFDEDGSLRYPAMDPHLVTMAGVDGDHMAGAAG; encoded by the coding sequence ATGACCGAACTACCAGGGCTGTTACGGGGACTTGACCGACGACGGTTCCTCCTTACCGCGGCCGCGCTGAGCGGCGCCGGGGCGCTGGGCACGCTCGCCGGCTGCAAGTCGCCGGGGCCGGAGTCGGGCGCCGGCGCGAGCGGCGCGACCGGTGGCGAATTCGGTGGCCGGACCCTGACGTCCGCCGCCGCCCTGCCCGAACGCTTCAGCACGCCGCTGCCCATCCCCCCGGTGAAACAGCCCGCGCGCAGCACCGCGGGCACCGACTACTACGACATCACCGCGCGGGAGGCCCGCGTGGAGATCCTGCCCGGCCTGCGCACGGCCGTCATGGGGTACGACGGGATCTTCCCGGGCCCGACCATCGCGGCGCGGCGCGGCCGCAGGACCGTACTGCGCTACCGCAACCAGCTCGACGTGCCGACCGTCGTGCATCTGCACGGCGGGCACACCCCGCCCGAGAGCGACGGTTTCCCGACCGATCTCGTGTTGCCCGCCACCGGCGGTGCGCGGTTCGCGGCGCAGGCGGTCGGCGGTACGGCCAGCACCGGTACCCGCGACTACACGTATCCCCTCGACCAACGGGCCGCGACGCTCTGGTACCACGACCATCGCATGGGCTTCACCGGTCCCCAGGTATGGCGCGGGCCGGCCGGCTTCCTGCTGGTGACCGACGACGAGGAGGCGGCCCTGCCGCTGCCCCGCGCGGAGCGTGACATCCCGCTGATGATCACCGACCGCGCGTTCGACGAAGACGGCTCGTTGCGGTACCCCGCCATGGATCCGCATCTGGTCACCATGGCGGGCGTGGACGGGGACCACATGGCGGGAGCGGCCGGGTGA